In the genome of Mycoplasmopsis pulmonis, one region contains:
- a CDS encoding DegV family protein encodes MKKLGIIIDSFTSITEDEFKKLEDFYFLPLQLILDGTSYEDNPSNDRQKLFDKIIQASDIKTSLPISSTIEKAVNESSQKYNDVLVLPIASFLSGTISVINVYAQKHKNVHIFDNHFVANTIVEIGLQAKKMYEQENKSIKEIITWLEEINTKTITFLSLKTLDYLVKGGRISGVKKFILTKLKLFPIIQSYTNNSIAGLKRTFKSSLEKIYNKLAEFIGGENNFKNYNLKLVHGPSKEMVDGAVEFFKQKGLEFSSIVLASTVIIAHTGPDSISISVVPKY; translated from the coding sequence ATGAAAAAACTAGGTATTATTATTGATTCATTTACTTCAATTACTGAAGATGAATTTAAAAAATTAGAAGATTTTTATTTTCTTCCTTTGCAACTTATTTTAGATGGAACAAGTTATGAAGACAACCCTTCAAATGACAGACAAAAACTATTTGACAAAATAATTCAAGCTAGTGATATAAAAACATCGCTTCCTATATCTTCAACAATTGAAAAAGCAGTTAACGAATCTTCACAAAAATACAATGATGTTTTGGTTCTACCTATTGCATCATTTTTAAGCGGAACTATTTCGGTTATAAATGTTTATGCACAAAAGCATAAAAATGTACATATTTTTGATAATCACTTTGTTGCAAATACTATTGTTGAAATTGGACTACAAGCTAAAAAAATGTATGAACAAGAAAATAAATCAATTAAAGAAATTATCACTTGACTAGAAGAGATTAACACCAAAACAATTACATTTCTTTCATTAAAAACCTTAGATTACCTAGTTAAGGGTGGAAGAATTTCAGGAGTAAAAAAATTCATTTTAACAAAGCTTAAACTTTTTCCAATTATCCAGTCTTATACAAACAATTCAATAGCTGGACTTAAAAGAACTTTTAAAAGCTCTTTAGAAAAAATTTATAACAAATTAGCTGAATTTATTGGAGGAGAAAATAACTTCAAAAATTACAACCTAAAACTAGTTCATGGACCAAGCAAAGAAATGGTTGATGGTGCAGTTGAATTTTTCAAACAAAAGGGACTTGAATTTTCAAGTATTGTTTTAGCCTCAACGGTCATTATTGCTCACACAGGACCTGATTCAATATCAATTAGTGTTGTACCAAAATATTAA
- a CDS encoding L-lactate dehydrogenase: MKKVVLIGTGNVGVTVVYTMITKGIDAEYVLIDINTEFAKGHAMDMSDAIALNSTTGSKIRTGTYADAKGADLLIVAAGRPQKQGETRLEMIADNSKIMKDIALEIKKSGFNGFTIVTSNPVDILATVFQKVTNFPKEKVMSSGTFLDTSRFRKFLSEKTGVPTNSVHGFVIGEHGDKSVVVFSRMQIGFSRLDDFLKSKALTEDDLKWISEKTYKEAYEIINRKRSTYFGIGASVAEMAESVLYNQRRIFPIGIYLDESKPGGGIYISRPAILGENGWEEVKNYDLSPAEQKAFDESAINLKKHWDDVQKEISF; the protein is encoded by the coding sequence ATGAAAAAAGTTGTTTTAATTGGTACAGGAAACGTTGGTGTAACAGTAGTTTACACAATGATTACCAAAGGAATTGACGCTGAGTATGTTTTAATTGACATTAACACAGAGTTTGCCAAAGGACATGCTATGGATATGAGTGATGCCATTGCTCTAAACTCAACAACAGGATCTAAAATTAGAACTGGAACATATGCAGATGCTAAAGGCGCAGATTTATTAATTGTTGCAGCTGGTAGACCACAAAAACAAGGTGAAACTAGACTTGAAATGATTGCTGACAATTCAAAAATTATGAAAGACATTGCACTTGAAATTAAAAAAAGTGGATTCAATGGATTTACAATTGTTACTTCAAACCCAGTTGACATTCTAGCTACTGTATTCCAAAAAGTTACAAACTTCCCTAAAGAAAAAGTTATGTCATCAGGAACATTCCTAGATACTTCAAGATTTAGAAAATTCTTATCAGAAAAAACAGGAGTTCCTACAAACTCAGTTCATGGATTTGTTATTGGTGAACACGGTGACAAATCAGTTGTTGTTTTCTCAAGAATGCAAATTGGATTTTCAAGACTTGATGATTTCTTAAAATCAAAAGCTCTAACTGAAGATGATCTAAAATGGATTTCAGAAAAAACATATAAAGAAGCTTATGAAATCATCAACAGAAAAAGATCTACATACTTTGGTATTGGTGCATCAGTTGCTGAAATGGCTGAGTCAGTTCTATATAACCAAAGAAGAATTTTCCCAATTGGAATTTACTTAGATGAGTCAAAACCTGGTGGAGGAATTTACATTTCTCGCCCAGCTATTTTAGGAGAAAATGGATGAGAAGAAGTTAAAAACTACGACCTTTCTCCAGCTGAACAAAAAGCTTTTGATGAATCAGCTATTAACCTTAAAAAACACTGAGACGACGTTCAAAAAGAAATTAGTTTCTAA
- a CDS encoding LemA family protein: MANELSELDLEHKNDQGRAVHVIDKKLAVEVGRGSLVFEIILWSLFIIPGLVFLFMKINAKKELDQVQQKIQHHASQIDNYQEQRFHILENAARIVEKSINLDKEVMEKVSLYRSGANKAIVSNNFSTDELQSNLNNFGRQINLAFEAYPELKAQNTLRDAMQQNSYLQKEVTAARELYNDVVFRWNAMIFEWPTKKIVAAKYGYTTRIPFMASKEVKEKLHFF; this comes from the coding sequence ATGGCAAATGAACTATCAGAGTTAGATCTAGAACACAAAAATGACCAAGGAAGAGCAGTTCATGTTATTGACAAAAAACTAGCTGTAGAAGTTGGTAGAGGATCTCTTGTTTTTGAAATTATTTTATGGTCTCTTTTTATTATTCCTGGACTAGTTTTTTTATTTATGAAAATCAATGCCAAAAAAGAACTAGACCAAGTTCAACAAAAAATTCAACATCATGCTTCACAAATTGATAACTACCAAGAACAACGCTTTCACATCCTGGAAAATGCAGCTAGAATTGTTGAAAAATCAATTAATTTAGACAAAGAAGTTATGGAAAAAGTTAGCCTATATAGAAGTGGAGCTAACAAGGCCATTGTTTCAAATAATTTTTCAACAGATGAGCTTCAATCAAATTTAAATAACTTTGGTAGACAAATCAACTTAGCCTTTGAAGCCTACCCTGAGTTAAAAGCTCAAAATACACTAAGAGATGCTATGCAACAAAATAGTTATTTACAAAAAGAAGTAACGGCTGCTAGAGAACTTTACAATGATGTTGTTTTTAGATGGAATGCAATGATTTTTGAATGACCTACTAAAAAAATTGTTGCTGCAAAATATGGCTATACAACTAGAATTCCATTTATGGCTTCAAAAGAAGTAAAAGAAAAGCTACATTTCTTTTAA
- a CDS encoding MHO_4530 family protein, producing the protein MLWILISIYIFIAIAIVFIFVKENKKISFNISDGFVPFLIDLKNNRIKKTSHKMFDFTPSVLKKNNDFQKNFWVSFDDFVKNTLFDKDSSDNLLKFFYQLKNVDVYKQDVLKTPIFLREKSSLKDNIVHKIVSKFFSQNLTLWLEVHVDENKSFIGYFRWEHNFSFNQRKKYRFIEKEDAVKVKGSFKAFIGFLTKQEFSDKTAFYEEFTNIRFNGKFYLFEDEDITYIMIHSNSHHQLNKNLAKLVRNFEFNLNNWRINFYYDAVGVVENNSIKYVNDLENVIYRMKFVIFKSLESKKLEKFIVKTVDFDEYQSFKNQYTDFIYMLLHNEVKNYLAHVRVYGLKHRKIFANYYLPTMENFSNFWFNKFVQNKNYKITMLEKYSTDFINSYKENKKILLDVSDGQFIKLKESFKNPNIILIVNIFNMELLEKVGFTSFELNQKQFFNGIKIHDLNSKIFDYILNYDPRIVIISRNISKRIHDVNTFMNLCYLVRIIQLKKIKLIYEDIEEKLEENVILKANVNLYYETMQNK; encoded by the coding sequence ATGCTTTGAATTTTAATTTCCATTTATATCTTTATAGCAATAGCTATTGTCTTCATTTTTGTTAAAGAGAACAAAAAAATCAGTTTTAATATCTCTGATGGTTTTGTTCCATTTTTAATTGACTTAAAAAACAATAGAATTAAAAAAACATCACATAAAATGTTTGACTTTACTCCTAGTGTTTTGAAGAAAAACAATGACTTCCAAAAAAACTTTTGAGTTTCTTTTGATGATTTTGTAAAAAACACTCTTTTTGATAAAGATAGTAGTGACAATTTACTTAAATTTTTTTATCAATTAAAAAATGTTGATGTATATAAACAAGATGTTTTAAAAACACCAATTTTCTTAAGAGAAAAATCATCACTTAAAGATAACATTGTGCATAAGATAGTTTCGAAATTTTTTTCTCAAAATTTAACTCTTTGACTCGAAGTTCATGTTGATGAAAATAAATCATTTATTGGCTATTTTAGATGAGAGCACAATTTCTCATTTAATCAAAGGAAAAAATATAGATTTATTGAAAAAGAAGATGCTGTAAAAGTTAAGGGATCATTCAAAGCATTTATAGGGTTTTTAACAAAGCAAGAATTTAGTGATAAAACAGCTTTTTATGAAGAGTTTACTAACATTAGATTTAATGGTAAATTTTACCTTTTTGAAGATGAAGATATTACATACATAATGATTCATAGTAATAGCCATCATCAACTAAATAAAAACCTAGCCAAGTTAGTTAGAAATTTTGAATTCAATCTTAATAATTGAAGAATTAATTTTTACTATGATGCAGTTGGTGTTGTTGAAAATAACTCAATTAAATATGTTAATGATTTAGAAAATGTTATCTATAGAATGAAGTTTGTAATTTTTAAATCACTTGAGTCAAAAAAACTAGAAAAATTTATCGTAAAAACAGTTGACTTTGATGAGTATCAAAGTTTTAAAAATCAATACACAGATTTTATTTACATGCTCTTACATAATGAAGTTAAAAATTACTTAGCACATGTAAGAGTTTATGGATTAAAACATAGAAAAATTTTTGCAAATTATTATCTTCCAACTATGGAAAATTTTTCAAATTTTTGATTCAATAAATTTGTTCAAAATAAAAATTATAAAATCACAATGTTAGAAAAATATTCAACTGATTTTATAAACTCATATAAAGAAAACAAAAAAATTTTACTTGATGTTAGTGATGGTCAATTTATTAAATTAAAAGAGAGTTTCAAAAATCCAAACATCATTTTAATAGTAAATATTTTCAATATGGAACTACTTGAAAAAGTAGGTTTTACTTCATTTGAATTAAATCAAAAACAGTTTTTCAATGGAATTAAAATCCATGATTTAAATTCAAAAATTTTTGACTACATTTTAAACTATGATCCTAGAATTGTCATCATATCTAGAAACATTTCAAAAAGAATTCATGATGTAAATACTTTTATGAATCTTTGTTATTTAGTTAGAATAATTCAACTTAAAAAGATTAAATTAATCTATGAAGATATTGAAGAAAAATTAGAAGAAAATGTTATTTTAAAAGCTAATGTAAACCTTTATTATGAAACAATGCAAAACAAATAA
- the lpdA gene encoding dihydrolipoyl dehydrogenase: MYKFKFADIGEGLHEGKVAEIYVKLGDTVKEGDSLFSVETDKITSDIPSPTGGVINKILFELGGTVHVGEEIFWIDDGSGPASDSPEPAAAEAKPAAEEHKSSAGDLFGSRRRKPGGSAAAAAPSPAPAPVAAPAPAAVAAPSVAGKVAGKAYTGAVEAEYDVIVIGAGPGGYLAAEEAGKYGLKTLIIEKQYWGGVCLNVGCIPTKALLHATEELYNLEHSHEHNGIVADFKALKIDRQKTWINIQKNKKSVVDKIVGGVKFLMKAAKATSIEGEAKFVGSHELEVNGKVYRGKNIIIATGSLDRKLNLPGFEQAYKDEVVLSSDKLINLDSHLPETLGIIGAGVIGVEFAEVFAMAGTKVTIIQNTDAILANAPLAKEIKTELTNHLKKYGVEFKFNASTTKIEKNQLFFEVGGKEESMKFDKILAAVGRIPTPLNAGEVGIEIGQRNEIIVDDKLMTNVENVYAIGDVTGKNMLAHVAYRHAIRVVESIVGEEEVYPKQEIPGCIYTKPEIAFVGLTEQQAKEAGYDVVTSKYSFSTLGKALASSEGNGFVQLVVDKKYGRILGCHIIGKNSTDYIAEIVLAMDNEISVFEIAATIHPHPTYGEIVWEAARALSPKLNIEKHKK, translated from the coding sequence ATGTATAAATTTAAATTCGCTGATATCGGTGAAGGACTTCACGAAGGAAAAGTAGCTGAAATTTACGTAAAACTTGGTGATACAGTTAAAGAAGGAGACTCTCTTTTTTCTGTTGAAACAGATAAAATTACAAGTGACATTCCTTCTCCTACAGGTGGAGTTATTAACAAAATTTTATTTGAACTAGGTGGAACTGTCCATGTTGGTGAAGAAATTTTCTGAATCGATGATGGTTCAGGACCTGCAAGTGACTCTCCTGAACCAGCTGCCGCTGAAGCTAAACCAGCCGCTGAAGAGCACAAATCTTCAGCTGGTGATTTATTTGGATCTAGAAGAAGAAAACCAGGAGGCTCAGCTGCAGCGGCAGCTCCTAGTCCTGCTCCTGCTCCTGTTGCAGCTCCTGCACCAGCAGCTGTTGCTGCTCCAAGTGTAGCTGGAAAAGTAGCTGGAAAAGCTTATACAGGTGCTGTTGAGGCTGAATATGATGTAATTGTAATTGGAGCTGGTCCTGGTGGATATTTAGCAGCTGAAGAAGCTGGTAAATATGGGCTAAAAACTTTAATTATTGAAAAACAATATTGAGGTGGAGTTTGTCTTAATGTTGGATGTATTCCAACTAAAGCACTTCTACATGCAACTGAAGAGCTTTACAATTTAGAACACTCACATGAACACAATGGAATTGTAGCCGATTTTAAAGCACTAAAAATTGATAGACAAAAAACATGAATTAACATTCAGAAAAACAAAAAAAGCGTTGTTGACAAAATTGTTGGTGGTGTTAAATTCTTAATGAAAGCTGCTAAAGCAACTTCTATTGAAGGAGAGGCTAAATTTGTTGGTTCTCATGAACTAGAAGTTAATGGAAAAGTATACCGCGGAAAAAACATTATTATAGCTACTGGTTCTCTTGATAGAAAACTAAATCTTCCTGGTTTTGAACAAGCTTATAAAGATGAAGTTGTTCTTTCAAGTGACAAGTTAATTAATTTAGATTCACATCTACCTGAAACTCTAGGAATTATTGGAGCTGGAGTTATCGGAGTTGAATTTGCTGAAGTTTTTGCTATGGCAGGAACTAAAGTTACTATTATTCAAAACACAGATGCAATTTTAGCTAATGCTCCTCTTGCAAAAGAGATTAAAACCGAACTTACAAATCACCTTAAAAAATACGGAGTTGAATTTAAATTTAATGCTTCAACAACAAAAATTGAAAAAAATCAACTATTTTTTGAAGTAGGTGGTAAAGAAGAATCAATGAAATTTGACAAAATCCTAGCAGCCGTTGGTAGAATACCAACACCTTTAAATGCTGGTGAAGTTGGAATTGAAATTGGTCAAAGAAACGAAATTATCGTTGATGATAAATTAATGACAAACGTTGAAAATGTTTATGCCATCGGTGATGTTACTGGGAAAAACATGTTAGCTCATGTGGCTTATAGACATGCTATTAGAGTAGTTGAGAGCATTGTTGGTGAAGAAGAAGTTTATCCAAAACAAGAAATTCCTGGATGTATTTATACAAAACCAGAAATTGCCTTTGTTGGTCTAACAGAACAACAAGCTAAAGAAGCAGGTTATGATGTTGTAACTTCAAAATATAGCTTTTCAACTCTAGGAAAAGCTCTTGCTTCAAGTGAAGGTAATGGATTTGTTCAACTAGTTGTTGATAAAAAATACGGAAGAATTCTTGGTTGTCACATTATAGGTAAAAACTCAACTGATTACATAGCTGAAATTGTTTTAGCAATGGATAATGAAATTTCTGTTTTTGAAATTGCAGCTACAATTCACCCACACCCTACATATGGTGAAATTGTTTGAGAAGCAGCTAGAGCTCTTTCTCCAAAGTTAAATATTGAAAAACACAAAAAATAA
- a CDS encoding 2-oxo acid dehydrogenase subunit E2: protein MALISPIARRLAKEKQVDISLIKGSGHDGKILESDVLKFIAEQQNAPKAAEPAPAPAATSAAPAAAPAAAAAPVSPSKEVAKLEARREKVTTIRKAIARAMKNSQDNVAYVSLVHEIDMTKLWDLRKSVVEKVKDLTGIKLTFLPFILKAIAIAIKDFQIFGAKYDEKTEELVYPDTVNLGVAVDTDHGLMVPVIKNAQSLNLVEFSQEIIRLANLARTKTIKPADMSGATFTITNYGSVGSLFGTPVINYPELAIAGVGAIVDKVYWKNGAAVPGKVMWITIAADHRWIDGATMGKFISKVKSLLEQPEILGVF from the coding sequence ATGGCACTAATTTCTCCAATTGCTAGAAGACTAGCAAAAGAAAAACAAGTTGACATATCTTTAATTAAAGGTAGTGGTCATGATGGAAAAATTTTAGAATCTGATGTTCTAAAATTTATTGCTGAACAACAAAATGCACCTAAAGCAGCTGAGCCAGCTCCAGCTCCAGCTGCCACTAGTGCAGCTCCTGCAGCTGCTCCGGCGGCAGCTGCTGCACCAGTGAGTCCTTCTAAAGAAGTTGCAAAACTAGAGGCTAGAAGAGAAAAAGTTACTACCATTAGAAAAGCTATTGCTAGAGCTATGAAAAACTCTCAAGACAATGTTGCCTACGTTAGCTTAGTTCATGAAATAGATATGACTAAATTATGAGATTTAAGAAAAAGTGTAGTTGAAAAAGTTAAAGACCTAACAGGTATTAAATTAACATTTTTACCTTTTATCTTAAAAGCTATTGCTATTGCTATAAAAGATTTCCAAATCTTTGGTGCTAAATATGATGAAAAAACTGAAGAGCTTGTCTATCCTGACACAGTTAATTTGGGTGTGGCAGTTGATACAGATCATGGTTTAATGGTTCCTGTTATTAAAAATGCACAAAGCTTAAATTTAGTTGAGTTTTCTCAAGAAATAATTAGACTAGCAAATCTTGCTAGAACAAAAACTATTAAACCAGCTGATATGTCAGGGGCTACTTTTACAATTACTAACTATGGTTCAGTTGGATCATTATTTGGAACTCCAGTTATTAACTATCCAGAACTTGCCATTGCAGGAGTTGGAGCAATTGTTGATAAAGTTTACTGAAAAAATGGAGCTGCAGTTCCTGGAAAAGTAATGTGAATTACTATAGCAGCTGACCATAGATGAATTGACGGAGCTACAATGGGTAAATTTATCTCAAAAGTTAAATCTCTACTTGAACAACCTGAAATTTTAGGAGTATTTTAA
- a CDS encoding alpha-ketoacid dehydrogenase subunit beta — translation MSDKLTLNNIEALTNAIDVKMEEDKTIVLYGQDAGFEGGVFRATAGLQKKYGEERVWDSPIAEASQTGVGVGAAIYGLKPIVEIQFQGFSYPAFQQLMVHAARYRNRSRGRFSVPMVLRMPMGGQVRALEHHSEAIEALYSHIPGLKVVMPSNPYDTKGLMIAAIEDPDPVVFLEHKRIYRSFKQEIPAGRYTVEIGKANVIYEGDDLTLVTYGAQVHDTIKAMDLLDEEGKEYSIELIDLRTISPLDSETIIESFKKTGRLLVVHEAVRSFSVSAEIMARVSEEAGDYIKTPLARLTGWDITVPLAKGEQYHALSPERIADAIKKVMEREE, via the coding sequence ATGTCTGACAAATTAACTTTAAATAACATTGAAGCTTTAACTAACGCTATTGACGTAAAGATGGAAGAAGATAAAACTATTGTTCTTTATGGTCAAGATGCAGGATTTGAAGGTGGGGTTTTTAGAGCTACTGCCGGACTTCAAAAAAAATATGGTGAAGAAAGAGTTTGAGACTCTCCTATTGCCGAAGCTAGTCAAACAGGTGTTGGGGTTGGTGCTGCTATTTATGGACTAAAACCAATCGTTGAAATTCAATTCCAAGGATTTTCATATCCAGCTTTCCAACAATTAATGGTACATGCTGCTAGATATAGAAATAGATCAAGAGGAAGATTCTCAGTACCTATGGTATTAAGAATGCCTATGGGAGGTCAAGTTAGAGCTCTAGAACACCACTCTGAGGCAATCGAAGCTCTATATTCTCACATACCAGGATTAAAAGTTGTTATGCCATCTAATCCATATGACACAAAAGGATTAATGATTGCAGCTATTGAAGATCCAGATCCAGTTGTTTTCTTAGAACACAAAAGAATTTATAGATCATTTAAACAAGAAATTCCAGCTGGAAGATATACAGTTGAAATTGGTAAAGCAAACGTAATTTATGAAGGAGATGATCTTACTCTTGTAACTTACGGTGCACAAGTTCACGATACAATCAAAGCTATGGACTTACTAGATGAAGAAGGTAAAGAATACAGCATTGAATTGATTGACTTAAGAACTATTTCACCTCTTGATTCAGAGACAATTATTGAATCTTTCAAAAAAACTGGTAGATTGCTAGTTGTTCATGAAGCTGTTAGATCATTTTCAGTGTCAGCTGAAATTATGGCTAGAGTTTCAGAAGAAGCAGGAGACTACATTAAAACTCCTCTTGCAAGACTTACAGGTTGAGACATTACAGTTCCTTTAGCAAAAGGTGAACAATACCACGCTCTAAGTCCTGAAAGAATTGCAGATGCAATTAAAAAAGTAATGGAACGAGAAGAGTAA
- the pdhA gene encoding pyruvate dehydrogenase (acetyl-transferring) E1 component subunit alpha produces the protein MSKKFKYVDPKKVMDSSDQLIRVLDIDGKLIDSKYKTSLSNEKIIEAYTWMVRSRQQDTYMTQLQRQGRMLTFAPNFGEEALQVATSLAMEKDDWFLPAFRSNATMLHLGVPMINQMVYWNGNERGSKIPEGVNVLPVNVPIATQYSHAAGVAYGMKLLGKKNVAVTIIGNGGTAEGEFYEAMNVSSIHNWPVVFTVNNNQWSISTPEHLETKATIAAKAHAVGIPGVRVDGNDLLASYEVMKEAVEWAKEGNGPVLVEFYTWRQGVHTSSDNPRIYRTEEMEKEKEKWEPMHRIKNYMIEKGFWTEEQDQKLWEDSLTLVKETYEESMKMHDIPVDEVFDYTYEKLPPYLERQKAEAKEWFEKKGGK, from the coding sequence ATGAGTAAAAAATTCAAATATGTTGATCCTAAAAAAGTTATGGATTCTAGCGATCAACTAATTAGAGTATTGGACATTGATGGAAAATTAATTGACAGTAAATATAAAACTTCACTATCAAATGAAAAAATCATTGAAGCCTATACTTGGATGGTAAGATCTAGACAACAAGATACATATATGACACAACTTCAAAGACAAGGGAGAATGTTAACATTTGCTCCAAACTTTGGAGAGGAAGCTCTACAAGTTGCAACTTCACTTGCAATGGAAAAAGATGATTGATTCTTACCAGCGTTTAGATCAAATGCAACAATGCTACACTTAGGTGTACCAATGATTAATCAAATGGTTTACTGAAATGGAAATGAAAGAGGATCAAAAATACCTGAAGGTGTTAATGTTCTTCCAGTTAATGTTCCTATTGCTACTCAATATTCACATGCAGCTGGTGTTGCTTATGGAATGAAATTATTAGGTAAAAAGAATGTTGCTGTAACAATTATTGGTAATGGTGGAACAGCTGAAGGTGAATTCTACGAAGCTATGAACGTAAGTTCAATTCACAACTGACCAGTTGTTTTTACAGTTAACAACAACCAATGATCAATTTCAACTCCAGAACACTTAGAAACAAAAGCTACAATCGCTGCTAAAGCTCATGCTGTTGGTATTCCAGGAGTTAGAGTAGATGGAAACGACCTTCTAGCTTCATATGAAGTTATGAAAGAAGCCGTTGAATGAGCAAAAGAAGGAAACGGACCTGTTCTAGTTGAGTTCTATACATGAAGACAAGGTGTTCATACTTCAAGTGATAACCCAAGAATTTATAGAACTGAAGAAATGGAAAAAGAAAAAGAAAAATGAGAGCCAATGCACAGAATCAAAAACTACATGATTGAAAAAGGTTTTTGAACTGAAGAGCAAGATCAAAAATTATGAGAAGACTCTCTTACATTAGTTAAAGAAACTTACGAAGAATCTATGAAAATGCATGATATTCCTGTTGATGAAGTTTTTGACTACACATATGAAAAACTACCTCCATATTTAGAAAGACAAAAGGCTGAAGCCAAAGAGTGATTTGAGAAAAAAGGAGGTAAATAA